Genomic segment of uncultured Desulfobacter sp.:
CAATGTCCGGCTGCTCCACGATGTGACCCATTCCTTACCAAAAGTTATCGTACAGGAAATTTTTTCAGCTCACAGCAATGAACTGTGAGCTGAAGACTAACATCTAACAGGAATTGACGGGCTATACAAGACCTTGATCCAGCATAGCGTTGACGACCTTGGTAAAGCCGGCAATGTTGGCCCCGGCCACGTAGTTGCCTTTCTCGCCGTATTCGGTACAGGCGTCCACGCAGGCGGTATGGATGGATTTCATGATGCCCTGCAGCCGCATGTCCACCTTTTCCCGGCTCCAGGCACGGCGAACGGCGTTCTGGGACATTTCCAGACCGGAGACAGCCACCCCGCCGGCATTGGCCGCCTTGCCCGGGGCGTAGAGGATTTTGTGGTCCACAAAGAGGTCGACGGCATCCGGGGTGGAGGGCATGTTGGCCCCTTCGGATACCACAAACACCCCGTTTTCAATAAGGTTGGCCGCATCTTTGCCGTTGATTTCGTTCTGGGTGGCCGAAGGAAAGGCGCAGTCGGCCTGAATGCCCCACAGGGGGTTATAATCCAGGGTGGCATCGGTTTTGGTGTAAACGGCTTCGGGATATTTTTCGGCATACTCTTCGATGCGGCCCCGCCGGACGTTTTTCAACTCCATGACCCAGGCCAGTTTCCCCCGGTCAATGCCGGTTGGGTCGTAAATGAATCCGGTGGAGTCCGACAGGGTGACGGCTTTGCCGCCCATATCCAGAATTTTCTCCACGGTGTACTGGGCCACGTTGCCGGAACCGGAAACCAGGCAGGTTTTGTCCGCTATACTGCCGTTGCGGGTGGCCAGCATTTCAGCGGCAAAATAGACCGCACCGTAACCCGTGGCTTCCGGGCGGATGAGGCTGCCGCCCCAGTCCAGACCCTTGCCCGTGAGCACCGGGTCAAATGCATTGGTCAGTCGTTTGTACTGTCCGAAAAGGTAACCGATCTCCCGGCCGCCCACGCCGATGTCCCCGGCGGGCACGTCGGTATTCGGTCCGATGTGCCGGTAGAGTTCGGACATGAACGACTGGCAGAAGCGCATGACTTCATTGTCGGATTTTCCCTTGGGGTCAAAATCGGACCCGCCTTTACCGCCGCCCATAGGCAAAGTGGTCAGGGCGTTTTTAAACACCTGCTCAAAGGCCAGGAACTTGAGGATGGACAGATTGACCGACGGGTGGAAACGCAGCCCGCCCTTGTAGGGTCCGATGGCCGAATTCATTCCGATGCGGTAACCGCGGTTAATCTGAACGGTGCCGGTGTCGTCCATCCAGGGCACCCGGAACATGACCACCCGTTCGGGCTCGGCCAGGCGCTCCAGAATTTTGGCATGGCGGTATTCGGGGTTGCGGTCCAGCACCGGCTGAACCGTTTCGATCACTTCCTGAACAGCCTGGTGAAACTCTTTTTGATCGGGGTCTTTGGCGATGATTTTATTCAGCTCTTCTGACATGATTTACCTTTCTTTTGGATATGCGTATTGTAAATGGGGATGATGAGATCCGATGCAGGGACACCCAGCCATCCTGTCTGTAATGGACTGATTTTCTAAGCGTTCATGATAACACTGCGGGAATGTTTCCCATCGACCTTTATCAACAGGGGACGATTCAGACGCAGATGGCGAATGAAGCCTTCGTCCCGGACGGTGCGGCAGCCGCTCAAGTGTTCCAGGTCGATGCGGTCCAACGCTTCCGGATTCACGGTGATGTAGGGAACGCCCCGGGCCGTGATGGCGTTGAAAAAATGAGAGCCCCCGGAGGCATCTGCATGGATGGTGCCGTCCCGGATTTCCACGATGGCACCGGCACCGGAGATCTGCTGCCACTGCACGGGGATGCCCAGCCAGGGATCCGATGATCCCCAGCGACCTGGACCGGCCAGCAGAAACCGGCGGTTGGTTTTGGCCAGTTCCGCATTAATTCGGCTGATCTGCTGCGCCATATCCAGCGTCTTACCCCGTTCAAAGGTTTCAGGATTGACATAGACAATGTCCCGGATGGTGTCCAGGGTGCAGTTTCCCAACGCCGAGGTGGAGACACAGACGGCGTCATCAAAATCTTTTCTGGTGATCAGACGGGCCTCCCGGGGACTGGACATGGGCCGGGCCTGGAGCAAAGAAATTGTCCAGGAACCGCCTGATTTGCCGGGGAGATCGGCGGCAAACTCCAATTCCATTGGCGCGCCGGCTTCATCTGCCAGCGCAGCCATCAGATCGTTGATCAAAGGGATAATAGGCGGTGACCCGTACTTGAGGACCTGGGCAAAGGTGATTACTTTGGGGCCCTTGCAGTACCAGCTATCCCGGATACGGTCTTCGGCAGGCACATAGGTTGATGCCAACGCTTTGACCGGGGCCTCTTCAATGGCCCCGGTCAAATCCCGGCGTTCCAGGTTGGAGCAGAAGCCGAAACGCAGGGTCTCCGGGCAGCCTGCCACTCTAAGGGCATAAAAACGATTCTGGGTTTTTTCCAGAAAATCCCTGGGGCCGGCAAATTGAGGCGTGGCCTGGGGATGTTTGGGTGATACCCTGAAACTTTGCTCCCCCTGGGCCAGGGTCTGGCCGAACCCCAGCGCCAGATTCACGATACCCTCATGGGCTTTGGCATTGGCAGTCGGATAAAAGTTCAGGGACTGGGCCGCGCCCGAAAGGGCCGGGTAAAAGAAATCGTTGTGCCGGCTGCCGGCCGCAGCCTGGATCATAACAGCCATGCTGTCCCTGAAGGGCCGGGCTGTTGTGCTGCGAACAAAGGCCCGGGCTTTTTTATAGCAGGCTGAGGCATAGACCAGCTTAACGGCCGTGGCAAGTTGGGCCAGGCGGATGTCAGGATCGGCATGGGTATTGGGGATCATATAGGTTTTGTACACCCCGGTGCACGGATGGGTGACAGCATCTTCCAGAAGGCTGGAGGAGCGTACGGCAAGGGGAACACAGGCTGCGACCGGAAAGGCCTCCAAATGCCGGAGCACCTCCCGGGGCAGCGGAGCGTCAATGAATGCCTGGACCAACTCAGCAAGGGGTCGGTCGGCAAGTCTTTCCAGCCTGTTGTCCCGGATAAAGTCATCAAAAATATCCGTGCAGAGGACCAGGGTATCAGGGATGTTGACGACCATTTCCGGGCAGGCCGCTCCAAGGTCGGGCCGACGGTTAAGGGTCTGGGCCAGAAAGGCCAGGCCCCGGGCTTTACCACCGAGGGATCCGCGTCCGATTCGGGTAATCCCGTCAGAAACGGTTTGAACCGGATACGAATCTTTGGTGCAGGTGCTTGGCCCCGGGACAGGGCGGTCCATGGCCAGGCTGCAAAAAAAATCATGAAGTATCCGGTCCGGGCGGCGGCCATTTTTATCCAGAAAAGGGGCCGGAATGCTCTGGGCCATTGTTTTGTTTGTGCTTTCCGCACTCATGAGCATGATGGGAAGACCTGGCATTTCCCTGTGAATGGCCGACAGGACGTCAATGCCGGCTTCGGGCGACGCTTTTCCCTGCCGGGGAAGCCGGGTATCGGAAATAACACAGTCAAGGCGTTCGCCCAATTCCCGGAACCGCGCCATGGCTGTTTCATGGGAATCGGCCAGAACAAGCCTGGGCAGCCTGTCACCGGGGAACGCCGCATCAATACCGTTATATACCCCAAGAAGAAAAAACGAGGTGTATTCAAAACTGTCTTCCACCAGGAGCACTGCACGGCGGGTGGTCTCCTGACAGTGCTGATCCTCAGTAAAACGAACCATGGCATGGAAGTGTTCCGGTGTTCCGGGCCAGATAAACATGTGGTCAGCACCCTGTTTCACCAACCGAGCTGTGCCATGGCCCGGCGGCACCAGAAGTATAACCGGTACCCCGGGGCAAAGAACTTTAAGCTGTGGTATCGCCACCCCTGTGTCGACATCCAGCACCCCAACATCAATAAAAACAAGATCAAATTTCGCGTTGCCAAGCAGTGCGGCGGCCTCGTTCATACACTCCGCATGGGTGATCTCCCAGGGGGAGGGATGAATATCGGCTTTCAGCCCCGGCCAAAGGTAAGGCCGGCAAATAAAGAGTATCCTGCTGACCTGAACACCTAAAGGCTTTGAAAATTCAGATCCGACGTTCATTTTTTGGGTAATCTTATCCATTTAAAATCCTTAACCACGATAGGAATGCGATATTTTGCATCAGGTTTATGGAAAATATGTTTATGGGAATATGAAAAAGAAAACAACGCGGCAAAAATAAGATAAAAATGCGTATAAAAACATAGCAGTTGAAAAACTTTACAGGGGAACGGCATCGTGGAAAATGGCGACAATGCTGATTTTACTGATAAGACCTTCTCTGTGTAGTTTGGCGAACGCCAAACCTCTGTGCCCTCTGTGGTTTAATAACAAGAAATCCCGAAGGGATTGAATCTTTTAATTCAAACCGCCTGTTTTTTTTAAACTATCGGGCGGCGCCCGCGGTTTTATCTAACAAAGAGCACAGAGTTTGAAGTGTTCATTTTCCCGAGCGCTTGACAAAAGCCATCTTCCCTGTCTTAAAATATTTTAAATATACGTAAACGAATCTGTGCGGTTATAAATTAAATGAAAGGTTTGCCATGCCCAGGTTTTTCAAAAAATCAGACAAAAAAGCCGGATCTCCCCCGGGTCTGCATATTGATGGCCGGGACCCATCGAGCTCAGCGCCTGATATCCGCGTTTTAATCTATTCCCAAGAAACCCTGGAAACCCACCAGATCTCGAATATTGAGGACGTTAAGCCATTAATTCAGCAGGGAAAGGCGGCATGGATTCAAATCACCGGCACAAATGACCATTTTGTATTTTCAAAGCTGGGGGAACTGTTCAACATCCATACCCTGACCCTGGAGGATATGGTCAATCCGGCACACCCTCCCAAATTTGAAGATTTTGACAATTACTATTATATCACGCTCAAACAACTGGCCTTTGATCCCACGACCCATGAGATATCAGAAACCCAGGTCAGTATGGCCGTTATGGAGAACGTGGTTATTTTTATCCAGGACAAACCCTCCCCCTGTCTTAAGGCCGTGGAGAAGAGGTTGCTGGCAGGCAGGGGAAACATACGAACGGCCGGACCGGGGTACCTGGCCTATGCCTTGAGTGATGCCGTGGTGGACCACTCCCTTGATGTGATCGGTCAGATTGCTTCGGCCGTGGAATCTGTCGAACGAGACATGCTCGAAGATTTAAATCCCGACCACCTTGGCCAGGTACACCGCCTAAAACGTGAGGTCATATTTTTCAATAAGCAGATGCGGCCGGTGCGCGGGGCAATTCTTGGTTTGATGAAGTCTGAATCCCCGTTTGTTCCAGATGCAGTGATCCGTTTTTATGCCGATATTTTGGATCACGTCAACCACATTCTGGATTCGGTCGCTTCGCTTCAAGAACTTTTGTCCAGCATGCTGGATTTTTATATGTCAGCCCAGGGCAACCGTATGAATGAGGTCATGGCAACCCTGACCATTATATCCACCATTTTTATTCCGTTGAGTTTTCTTGCCGGCGTATACGGCATGAATTTTAAATTTATGCCGGAGCTTGAATGGCAGTGGGGATATTTTGTGTTATTGGGGGTCATGGCGATGATCAGCGGTGCAATGGTTGTTTTTTTTAAAAAGAAAGGGTGGTTTTAAAGGTTATGGCAGGAAAAAAACCTATTTATATAAAGCAATTACACCGTCAGTTTATGTTCAAATTATGTGTAATCCTGTTTGCCGGATCAATTTTCTTCAGTGGCTTTGGTGTTGCGTTTGCGGAACCCGAGGAAACAGATTCCCAGCAAAATTCGACATCCCAGCTGATTGATGAACTGGGTTTAATTCTTGAGAAGTCACTGGATTCTGAACTCACTGACCTTGAAAAATATAAAACCCGTATAGCAAGCGAAGAAAAGGACCAGATGTACCTGAACGCCGCCTATAATGGGTATCGGGTCCAGTTTTCATCTTTCTGGAATTTGCTGCTGTCAGAAGATGGCAGTCTTGCCCGGCTGCAGAAAAGCAGGGCCGAACTGAAAACCGCCATGGCAGACGCCCAGAAGATGTTTCAGGGCCTGATACCCGAGGAAGAGGCGTTGAAACAAGAGCTTGCGCATCTGCAAAATCAAAAACTGCTTGTGGACAAACAACTGGCAGAAATTGCAAAAGTTAAAGAAAGCACAGCGTCTGCTGAAAGAAACAAAAACCGGGCCATTGAAAAAACGGCAACCCGCCTGGCAAAAGCGCTCAAGGAAAAAGAGGATCTGGTGTCCCGGCTGGATCAAATATACAAGGACCGTCTGGACAAACAGGCGGAAATAAAAAAAACATATACAGCCTTGGATGCACAATTTGAAAAAGTCATTGAGGAAAAAAATGCAAAGGGGTTGTTTGAACGAACAAAAAAAGATGCGCGGTTTCGTGCCGTCAATTCCCTTAAAGAGGAATTCAACACCCTGGTTGAACTGCTCTATACTGTTTCGAATCCCCAATTCTGGATATCAAAAGCAGAGCAATTGTGGCAGGATGCGGAGCTTTTGGCGGTATCATTTTTCTTTGTCATGGCCATTGTGCTTGTCATCCTAAGACGAATCAAAAAAGAGGCGTTGGGATTAACCAATCTGCCGGTTGCTCAAAAGCTTGGCACCTGGCATCTGACGGCAGCAGATCTGCTGGCCATGTCCATTGTTCCGGCGGGGACCGCCTTGACGATTTTTCTGTACAGCCGTCTGGACCGAATGGCGCTGGTCTCCAGGGCTTTTGGGGAGGCCGCCCTGGTAATAATCATTCTCCTGGCATCCAAGTGGATCCGCCGGGCGTTGAAAACAGTTCTTGTTGATGCCGTGGGCGGTGCGTCCAATGCCCGGCATCTGACCTGCCTCACCCGTGCAATTACTGTTTTTATTCTTGCCTACGGGGTGTTCCATGACACTGTGGGGCAAAGTTCAGGGCTACTGATTTTGCTGCGCATGACCAGTGCATTTATCATGGTTGTCTGGATCCTGAAAACCTGGCGTGATGTCAATTTTTACATGCTTCAATCCCCGAGAGAAAATCCCCTGGACAGAAATCAGCTGATCCGGCTTTTGACCACAAAATACGGTCTGCTTCTTATTTCCGGCATTTCACTCATGCTGGACATGACCGGTTATGAACTGCTGGCCTCCCACTGGGTGCTGTCCTGGATTAAGAGTCTTGTGATTTTTTTCTGGTGGACAATTTTCTTTCACCAGCTTCTGGAATGGGATCTTTACTACAGAGAGCAAAGCCATACCCGAACCGAAGACTTTATGTATGACGACTATCCTGTCCAGTGGCTGATCATCCGGGCAGGTCAATTTTTCTGGATGGTGACGCTTTTAATTGTTCTACTGTTGATTTGGGGTGATCCCCAGACCGTATTGGGCCATCTGTACAAGGTTCTGGCCGTCCCATTGGGCATCGGCAGCATGCAGTTCAGCTTTTTAGGAGCAATTTTTGCCGGACTCGTAATTATTTTCACCTATGCCCTGGTGCGGATATGGAAATGGCTGTTCCAGAAAAAATTTTTGAGCCGTTCGGGCATGGCCCAGGGTCTGCAGGAGTCCATTACAACCATATCCGCTTATATTATCTGGGCCATCGGCTTTCTCATCGCCCTGCACGTCTTTGGGCTGAACACGGCGTCCCTGGCTGTTGCCTTTGGTGCACTAGGTATTGGTATCGGATTTGGCATGCAGAATATCGTCAATAATTTTATATCCGGCATTATCCTGCTGTTTGAACGCCCCATTCAGGTGGGGGATGATGTGGAAGTCAACGGCACCTGGGCCAGGGTAAGAAAAATAAATGTCCGGTCCACAGTGGTGCAGACCTATGACAATGCCTCCCTGATTATTCCCAATGCCGATCTAATCAGCAACCAGGTAACCAACTGGAGCTTCAAGGACAAACGGATCCGCCGCAAAATCAGTGTGGGAGTGGCATATGGATCTGATATCGAACTAGTCAGAACGATTTTACTGCAGATTGCCCAGGACGCGCCCAATGTTCTTCGCTACCCGAGACCGGATGTAATTTTTACAGATTTTGGTGACAGTGCTCTGGTTTTCGTACTGCGGCTTTGGACAGATATCGACCATATGCTGGAGGTGGATACGGACGTCAGATTCAGGATCGATAAACTTTTCAGGGAAAACAACATAGAGATCAGCTTTCCCCAGCGGGATATTCATATCCGGTCCATTGAGGGGACTGATCGGTTTTTCCCTGCCAAAACACCGGCACCGCAAAATCCGGAACAGGGAAACGAATCCGATGATTGAAATTAACGTGGATCTGTCCACCACCCTTTTCAGATACTATCCGGAGGGCTCGGGTTCCATCAAAGTAGAAAAGGGGACAACGGCGGAAGGCCTGATCCGCAAGCTGGGCATCCCTGAG
This window contains:
- the gdhA gene encoding NADP-specific glutamate dehydrogenase translates to MSEELNKIIAKDPDQKEFHQAVQEVIETVQPVLDRNPEYRHAKILERLAEPERVVMFRVPWMDDTGTVQINRGYRIGMNSAIGPYKGGLRFHPSVNLSILKFLAFEQVFKNALTTLPMGGGKGGSDFDPKGKSDNEVMRFCQSFMSELYRHIGPNTDVPAGDIGVGGREIGYLFGQYKRLTNAFDPVLTGKGLDWGGSLIRPEATGYGAVYFAAEMLATRNGSIADKTCLVSGSGNVAQYTVEKILDMGGKAVTLSDSTGFIYDPTGIDRGKLAWVMELKNVRRGRIEEYAEKYPEAVYTKTDATLDYNPLWGIQADCAFPSATQNEINGKDAANLIENGVFVVSEGANMPSTPDAVDLFVDHKILYAPGKAANAGGVAVSGLEMSQNAVRRAWSREKVDMRLQGIMKSIHTACVDACTEYGEKGNYVAGANIAGFTKVVNAMLDQGLV
- a CDS encoding PEP/pyruvate-binding domain-containing protein, with translation MDKITQKMNVGSEFSKPLGVQVSRILFICRPYLWPGLKADIHPSPWEITHAECMNEAAALLGNAKFDLVFIDVGVLDVDTGVAIPQLKVLCPGVPVILLVPPGHGTARLVKQGADHMFIWPGTPEHFHAMVRFTEDQHCQETTRRAVLLVEDSFEYTSFFLLGVYNGIDAAFPGDRLPRLVLADSHETAMARFRELGERLDCVISDTRLPRQGKASPEAGIDVLSAIHREMPGLPIMLMSAESTNKTMAQSIPAPFLDKNGRRPDRILHDFFCSLAMDRPVPGPSTCTKDSYPVQTVSDGITRIGRGSLGGKARGLAFLAQTLNRRPDLGAACPEMVVNIPDTLVLCTDIFDDFIRDNRLERLADRPLAELVQAFIDAPLPREVLRHLEAFPVAACVPLAVRSSSLLEDAVTHPCTGVYKTYMIPNTHADPDIRLAQLATAVKLVYASACYKKARAFVRSTTARPFRDSMAVMIQAAAGSRHNDFFYPALSGAAQSLNFYPTANAKAHEGIVNLALGFGQTLAQGEQSFRVSPKHPQATPQFAGPRDFLEKTQNRFYALRVAGCPETLRFGFCSNLERRDLTGAIEEAPVKALASTYVPAEDRIRDSWYCKGPKVITFAQVLKYGSPPIIPLINDLMAALADEAGAPMELEFAADLPGKSGGSWTISLLQARPMSSPREARLITRKDFDDAVCVSTSALGNCTLDTIRDIVYVNPETFERGKTLDMAQQISRINAELAKTNRRFLLAGPGRWGSSDPWLGIPVQWQQISGAGAIVEIRDGTIHADASGGSHFFNAITARGVPYITVNPEALDRIDLEHLSGCRTVRDEGFIRHLRLNRPLLIKVDGKHSRSVIMNA
- the corA gene encoding magnesium/cobalt transporter CorA, yielding MPRFFKKSDKKAGSPPGLHIDGRDPSSSAPDIRVLIYSQETLETHQISNIEDVKPLIQQGKAAWIQITGTNDHFVFSKLGELFNIHTLTLEDMVNPAHPPKFEDFDNYYYITLKQLAFDPTTHEISETQVSMAVMENVVIFIQDKPSPCLKAVEKRLLAGRGNIRTAGPGYLAYALSDAVVDHSLDVIGQIASAVESVERDMLEDLNPDHLGQVHRLKREVIFFNKQMRPVRGAILGLMKSESPFVPDAVIRFYADILDHVNHILDSVASLQELLSSMLDFYMSAQGNRMNEVMATLTIISTIFIPLSFLAGVYGMNFKFMPELEWQWGYFVLLGVMAMISGAMVVFFKKKGWF
- a CDS encoding mechanosensitive ion channel domain-containing protein, with the protein product MFKLCVILFAGSIFFSGFGVAFAEPEETDSQQNSTSQLIDELGLILEKSLDSELTDLEKYKTRIASEEKDQMYLNAAYNGYRVQFSSFWNLLLSEDGSLARLQKSRAELKTAMADAQKMFQGLIPEEEALKQELAHLQNQKLLVDKQLAEIAKVKESTASAERNKNRAIEKTATRLAKALKEKEDLVSRLDQIYKDRLDKQAEIKKTYTALDAQFEKVIEEKNAKGLFERTKKDARFRAVNSLKEEFNTLVELLYTVSNPQFWISKAEQLWQDAELLAVSFFFVMAIVLVILRRIKKEALGLTNLPVAQKLGTWHLTAADLLAMSIVPAGTALTIFLYSRLDRMALVSRAFGEAALVIIILLASKWIRRALKTVLVDAVGGASNARHLTCLTRAITVFILAYGVFHDTVGQSSGLLILLRMTSAFIMVVWILKTWRDVNFYMLQSPRENPLDRNQLIRLLTTKYGLLLISGISLMLDMTGYELLASHWVLSWIKSLVIFFWWTIFFHQLLEWDLYYREQSHTRTEDFMYDDYPVQWLIIRAGQFFWMVTLLIVLLLIWGDPQTVLGHLYKVLAVPLGIGSMQFSFLGAIFAGLVIIFTYALVRIWKWLFQKKFLSRSGMAQGLQESITTISAYIIWAIGFLIALHVFGLNTASLAVAFGALGIGIGFGMQNIVNNFISGIILLFERPIQVGDDVEVNGTWARVRKINVRSTVVQTYDNASLIIPNADLISNQVTNWSFKDKRIRRKISVGVAYGSDIELVRTILLQIAQDAPNVLRYPRPDVIFTDFGDSALVFVLRLWTDIDHMLEVDTDVRFRIDKLFRENNIEISFPQRDIHIRSIEGTDRFFPAKTPAPQNPEQGNESDD
- a CDS encoding MoaD/ThiS family protein; amino-acid sequence: MIEINVDLSTTLFRYYPEGSGSIKVEKGTTAEGLIRKLGIPEGTVSLIFINGKRALPDQELAENDKVGLFPLVAGG